In Streptomyces seoulensis, the following are encoded in one genomic region:
- a CDS encoding YihY/virulence factor BrkB family protein — protein MGSATKVPETRDMTGDELSADEAWVTLRRYGGWSLLRDAFLRFRYADGFSHSRALALQTVLSVIPLAIAFVGLSTSLHTEDIGRMAELTIHRIAEGPSAEVVDDALDRSRRKAGDGSQVALWFGAIFSIVNVTTAMCQIERGANRIYGNERDRPFHLKYSRGLVMALSAGFPLGLGFVVMVAGDDLASAAGSVYGLGANAQMVWNILRWPFGLLLALISASAIFRRSPRRKQPGYTWLAFGAAVYLVLWMTLTWVLTLYLDLSGSFDTVYGPLSAFMSLLLWAYLTSLALFLGLSFAAQLEAARGRRPEPIQPDPGV, from the coding sequence GTGGGCAGCGCGACCAAGGTCCCGGAGACCCGGGACATGACCGGGGACGAACTCTCCGCCGACGAGGCGTGGGTGACCCTGCGCCGCTACGGCGGCTGGTCCCTGCTGCGCGACGCCTTCCTCCGCTTCCGGTACGCCGACGGCTTCAGCCACTCCCGCGCGCTCGCCCTGCAGACCGTGCTCTCCGTGATACCGCTGGCCATCGCCTTCGTCGGCCTCTCCACCAGCCTGCACACCGAGGACATCGGCAGGATGGCCGAGCTGACCATCCACCGCATCGCCGAGGGTCCCAGCGCCGAGGTGGTCGACGACGCGCTCGACCGCAGCCGCCGCAAGGCGGGCGACGGCTCCCAGGTCGCCCTCTGGTTCGGCGCGATCTTCTCGATCGTCAACGTCACCACGGCGATGTGCCAGATAGAGCGCGGCGCCAACCGCATCTACGGCAACGAGCGCGACCGGCCCTTCCACCTCAAGTACTCGCGCGGGCTGGTCATGGCGCTCTCCGCGGGCTTTCCGCTCGGCCTGGGCTTCGTGGTGATGGTCGCGGGTGACGACCTCGCCTCCGCCGCGGGCTCGGTCTACGGGCTGGGCGCGAACGCGCAGATGGTGTGGAACATCCTGCGCTGGCCCTTCGGGCTGCTGCTCGCCCTGATCTCCGCCAGCGCGATCTTCCGCCGCTCACCGCGCCGCAAACAGCCGGGCTACACCTGGCTGGCCTTCGGCGCGGCCGTGTATCTGGTGCTGTGGATGACGCTGACCTGGGTACTCACCCTGTACCTGGACCTGAGCGGCTCCTTCGACACCGTCTACGGTCCGCTGAGCGCCTTCATGTCCCTGCTGCTGTGGGCCTACCTGACCTCGCTCGCCCTGTTCCTCGGGCTCTCCTTCGCGGCCCAGCTGGAGGCGGCGCGCGGGCGGCGGCCCGAACCGATCCAACCCGACCCGGGGGTCTGA
- a CDS encoding diacylglycerol kinase family protein: MPTAVPERSAGLPEDGTRPVRTTSTGRPRTLPRGVARAAASIGALAVCQAVLMIGIGFLITGPAKHVWPMTAEDGVNRGLERLRTSTLTTLSSIGSELGNTGTVIGVTLAACLALIFIPRLPMWRQVSFLALGVALQSLVFLVITIAVDRQRPDVHRLDGSLPTSSYTSGHTGAATAVYGGLAVLVLSRVRSPWRRVLAALLLLLPVLVALSRLYRGMHHPTDVAGGMINGALSLLIVGHALLRDGRVSAPAALPEVPRAALAERLPGRVAVIVNPTTVDESARDELRRVLAQHDHHEPVFIETTAADPGGGQTAQALDEGAALVVVCGGDGTVRAAADRLAGSGVPLAVVPFGTGNLLARNLGLPLTPAEALDAALGGAPRVIDLARVEGDGLPATHFAVMSGVGLDAAMMTYAEEHDRAKAMLGWPAYVLAAPKAMRGPRMSLSVRLDGGRPLRRTARMVLVGNTGELQGGLRLIPDARPDDGALDLLILDPQGAGGWLRTVSALLRRKGDGEQGDGQPEFRTFRRAEFTFDAPEPREIDGDPVGTGTRLSVEVVPGALTVLVPNRES, encoded by the coding sequence ATGCCGACCGCCGTACCGGAGAGATCAGCGGGCCTGCCCGAGGACGGGACCCGCCCCGTCAGGACGACTTCCACCGGGCGCCCCCGCACGCTGCCACGCGGAGTGGCACGGGCGGCCGCCTCCATCGGGGCGCTGGCCGTCTGCCAGGCCGTCCTGATGATCGGCATCGGCTTCCTGATCACCGGCCCCGCCAAGCACGTGTGGCCGATGACGGCCGAGGACGGCGTCAACCGGGGCCTGGAGCGGCTGCGTACCTCCACCCTGACCACGCTGTCCTCGATCGGGTCCGAGCTGGGCAACACGGGCACCGTGATCGGGGTGACGCTGGCGGCCTGCCTGGCGCTGATCTTCATACCCCGGCTGCCGATGTGGCGTCAGGTGTCGTTCCTGGCGCTCGGGGTCGCGCTCCAGTCGCTGGTGTTCCTGGTCATCACCATCGCGGTGGACCGCCAGCGCCCCGATGTGCACCGGCTCGACGGCTCCCTGCCGACCTCCAGCTACACCTCCGGCCACACCGGCGCGGCCACCGCGGTCTACGGCGGCCTCGCCGTCCTCGTGCTGTCCCGCGTACGCAGCCCCTGGCGGCGCGTGCTCGCCGCGCTGCTGCTCCTGCTGCCGGTCCTCGTGGCCCTCTCCCGGCTGTACCGGGGCATGCACCACCCGACCGACGTGGCGGGCGGCATGATCAACGGCGCGCTGTCCCTGCTGATCGTCGGGCACGCCCTGCTCCGCGACGGCCGGGTGTCGGCGCCCGCCGCCCTGCCCGAGGTCCCGAGGGCCGCCCTCGCCGAGCGGCTGCCGGGCCGGGTCGCGGTGATCGTCAACCCCACCACCGTCGACGAGAGCGCCCGTGACGAGCTGCGCCGGGTCCTCGCCCAGCACGACCACCACGAGCCGGTGTTCATCGAGACGACCGCCGCCGACCCCGGCGGCGGCCAGACCGCCCAAGCGCTGGACGAGGGTGCCGCGCTGGTCGTGGTCTGCGGCGGCGACGGCACGGTCCGCGCGGCCGCCGACCGGCTGGCCGGCAGCGGGGTCCCGCTGGCCGTCGTGCCGTTCGGCACCGGCAACCTCCTGGCCCGCAACCTCGGCCTCCCGCTCACCCCGGCCGAGGCGCTCGACGCGGCCCTCGGCGGCGCGCCCCGTGTCATCGACCTCGCCCGCGTCGAGGGCGACGGCCTCCCCGCCACCCACTTCGCGGTGATGTCCGGCGTCGGCCTGGACGCCGCGATGATGACGTACGCCGAGGAGCACGACCGGGCCAAGGCGATGCTGGGCTGGCCCGCGTACGTCCTGGCCGCCCCCAAGGCGATGCGCGGCCCCCGCATGAGCCTGAGCGTCCGTCTGGACGGCGGCCGGCCGCTGCGCCGTACGGCCCGCATGGTGCTCGTCGGCAACACCGGCGAACTCCAGGGCGGTCTGCGCCTGATCCCGGACGCCCGCCCCGACGACGGCGCGCTGGACCTGCTCATCCTCGACCCGCAGGGCGCCGGCGGCTGGCTGCGCACGGTGAGCGCGCTGCTGCGCCGCAAGGGGGACGGCGAACAGGGTGACGGGCAGCCGGAGTTCCGTACCTTCCGGCGGGCCGAGTTCACCTTCGACGCCCCCGAGCCCCGGGAGATCGACGGCGACCCGGTCGGCACCGGGACCCGGCTCTCGGTGGAGGTCGTGCCGGGCGCGCTGACCGTGCTGGTCCCGAACCGGGAGAGCTGA
- a CDS encoding phosphatase PAP2 family protein, translating to MKTTTLRPSDRRFGIRLLAAAGVAAAAAVPFALLLVLVEGRWRPLRDLDRDAANGLHGVAVDHPAWTSTLRVLSNYVWDPLTLRVGVALLTGWLLWRGARRLAAWAAVTAVAGGLIGLGVKTLVERARPVLQDPVAHAPGYSFPSGHAMTATTSFAVFLLVLLPMVPRRARIACWAVAVVSVLGVGFTRVALGVHWFSDVLGGWLLGLAVVVLTTWAFEAWRSDTGRRPTHVAEGLEPELTGPSPEPDSTPR from the coding sequence ATGAAAACCACCACCCTGCGGCCCTCCGACCGGCGGTTCGGCATCCGGCTGCTGGCGGCGGCCGGGGTCGCCGCGGCCGCCGCCGTGCCGTTCGCGCTGCTGCTGGTCCTGGTGGAGGGCCGCTGGCGCCCGCTGCGCGACCTCGACCGCGACGCGGCGAACGGGCTGCACGGCGTCGCCGTGGACCACCCGGCCTGGACCAGCACCCTGCGCGTGCTGTCCAACTACGTCTGGGACCCGCTCACCCTGCGCGTGGGCGTGGCCCTGCTGACCGGCTGGCTGCTGTGGCGCGGTGCCCGGCGGCTGGCCGCGTGGGCGGCGGTGACGGCGGTGGCCGGGGGCCTGATCGGACTCGGGGTGAAGACGCTGGTCGAACGGGCGCGGCCGGTGCTGCAGGACCCGGTGGCGCACGCCCCGGGCTACTCGTTCCCGTCCGGGCACGCGATGACCGCCACCACCTCGTTCGCGGTGTTCCTGCTGGTGCTGCTGCCGATGGTGCCGCGCCGGGCCCGGATCGCCTGCTGGGCGGTGGCGGTGGTGTCGGTGCTGGGCGTCGGCTTCACCCGGGTCGCGCTGGGCGTGCACTGGTTCAGCGACGTGCTGGGCGGGTGGCTGCTCGGGCTGGCCGTCGTCGTCCTGACCACCTGGGCCTTCGAGGCGTGGCGGTCCGACACCGGCCGGCGGCCCACGCATGTCGCGGAGGGCCTGGAGCCCGAGCTGACCGGCCCGAGTCCCGAGCCGGACAGCACCCCCCGCTGA
- a CDS encoding DUF6003 family protein, translating to MADEAYLFLLPDRHPSLGAAMAAVAPLECDQTPAVRGWISAHDVAPSSEQLRILPAGSEILIPEEAERLPIPLTPEEEVRVQQECAPQSVTDMERELLDFRDATQGWETLVHRALTAGVPAPRIARLTGLDPQEIGRLTGV from the coding sequence ATGGCCGACGAGGCTTACCTCTTCCTGCTCCCCGACCGTCACCCGAGCCTCGGCGCGGCCATGGCCGCCGTCGCCCCGCTGGAATGCGACCAGACCCCGGCCGTGCGGGGCTGGATCTCCGCCCACGATGTCGCCCCGTCCTCCGAGCAGTTGAGGATTCTGCCCGCCGGGTCGGAGATCCTCATCCCCGAGGAGGCCGAGCGGCTGCCGATCCCGCTGACGCCGGAGGAGGAGGTCCGGGTCCAGCAGGAGTGCGCGCCCCAGTCGGTCACCGACATGGAGCGGGAGCTGCTGGACTTCCGGGACGCCACCCAGGGCTGGGAGACCCTGGTGCACCGGGCGCTGACCGCCGGGGTCCCGGCCCCGCGCATCGCCCGCCTGACCGGGCTCGACCCGCAGGAGATCGGCCGGCTGACCGGCGTGTGA